The Prosthecobacter debontii genomic sequence TGGCCCCGATCACCCAAAATGGAGGTCTGATCAAAGATGGGGCCGGAACGATGGTGGTGCAGGGTGCCAATACCTATGCAGGCAATACGGTGGTGACTGCGGGCATCCTGAAAATGGCGGGCACCGGCACGCTCGGAGACATCACGAATGATCTCACTGTAGCCTCTGGGGGCACCCTGGATCTCAACGGCGTCAGCCAAACCGTGGACGTGTTGGATGGCGCAGGCACCGTGACCAACAGCAGCTCCACCGCAGCCATCCTCACGATCGGTAGCAACAACGGCACGGGCACCTTCGATGGCATCATCACCGGCACCACGAAGCTCTCGCTGGTGAAAACGGGGACAGGAACCCAGACACTCACGGGTGCCAGCACTTACTCCAACGGCACCACCTTAGAGTCCGGTATTCTTGCCGGTGTCGACCCGACGGTTTACACGACCAATAGCCAGATCAAAAAGCTCTTTGGCACAGGCAACATCACTCTGAATGGCGGCACGCTACAGGTGCGTGCCAATGGTAATAGCAACACCCCCACAACGGCCGAGACATTGACTCTCGGCAACAATGTGACTGTCGGTGGCAATGTGACGATCGATATCAACCGGGCTAGCGGGTCATTCACAAACCGGACCATCAAGTTCGGCACCTTCTCCATGGGTGCCTTTACTCTAACAACCTTAGCACCCAATGGCTATTCAGTGGATTTCACCAACTCTACCCTCACTGGCAATGTCGTCTTCGACGTGCAATCGGGGACACTGAACTTTGCCAACACCATGAATGCTGGCTCGAATTCCATCACCAAAAACGGCACAGGACGCCTCACCATCCGCGGTGGAACCTTTGGTGACTTCACCGTGAATGCAGGAACCGGTGACATCTACGGCACGGTTTCCTCCCAAAACGTCACGTACAATGGCACCTCCGTCATGGACACCCACTCTGGTAATACCTGGACGATGAATTCCCTGACCTACAATTCGACCGCCGCCTCGAATTTCAGCGCCTTCTCAACGAGCAGCGTTTACACCATTGGCACCGGTGGCCTCACCATCAGCACGAATATCGCTCTGACCATCGTGGCCCAAAACGCTGGCATCACCAGCAAGGTGGTGCTGAGAGGCGATGTGACCGCTACCGGCAATAGCTCTCTCCTCAACAGCACGAATGCCGCTCACCTAGGCACCATGTTTCTGGATCTGGATGGCGGTGTGCGCAGCTTCAATGTGGCCGCCACCAAAACCTTCACCCTGGGAGCTGTCACTCAAAATGGCGGGATCAATAAAACAGGCGCGGGCACCATGAATCTCACCGTCGCCCATACCTATGCCGGGAGCACGATCGCTAGCGAAGGCACGCTGAAACTCACCAGCACAGGTTCCATCGACAGCTCGGCACTCATCAGCGTGCGCAGTGGAGCCACCTTCGATGTCTCAGCCGTCTCTGGCTTCTCCGTGAAGAACGGTCAGACTCTGGAAGGGGGCGGTAATGTGACGGGCTCTGTGACTATGGCCAACGGCTCCATTTTGGCCCCTGGCACCAGCGGACTGGCTGAAGCTCAGCAGCTCACGATCTCCGGCGCGCTGAGTCTGAGTGTGGGTTCGAAGCTCGTGCTGGACCTGACCAGCCTCGCTTACGATCAAGTGGCCGCAGGAGGCACCTTTACCCAAGCCACAGGAGCACAAATTGTCGTGCAGCCCAACGACTTCACTCCTACCTTGGGCCAGAGCTTCAACCTTCTGGATTGGAGTGGCATGGGCACCTTTTCATCCAACCTGGGTTCGCTCTTCCGCGACGGTTCGAACGATACTAGCACGGACATCGACCTCCCCAGCCTAGTGGGCACAGGCTTCATGTGGGATCTCAGCCAGTTCACCAACTCGGGGATCATCACCATCGTCGCGGTACCAGAGCCATCCCGTGCATTTCTGGTCTTGCTCGGATGTATCACCGTGATGACTCGGCGCAGACGCAAAGCCCGCTGATGCCTTGTACACAAAAGCGGCCATGGCGTCACCCATGGCCGCTTTTTTATGAAGTCCGGAATCAATCCCCGTCGAAAAGGCGGCCAATGCCACCGAGCACGGAACCTTCACCGGTGGCTTTCCCTCCTGCGGAAGGAGCATTGGCCAGGATACGGTCCGCCAGACGTGAGAACGGCAGGCTCTGGAGCCAGACGGTGCCATGACCTGAAAGGGTCGTGAGGAACAGCCCCTCACCACCAAAGAACATGCTCTTTAGATTGCCCGCCCGCTCGATGTCGTAGCTCACGCCTTGGGTAAAGGCGACCAAGCAGCCGGTATCCACCCGCATGGTCTCACCCTTGAGTTCTTTTTTGATGATGGTGCCCCCGGCATGGATGAAGGCCATGCCATCACCTTTCAGACGCTGAAGAATGAATCCTTCTCCGCCAAAGAGCCCCGCACCGAATCGTTTCTGGAAGGCAATGCCCACAGAGGTGCCATAGGCTGCGCAGAGAAAGGCATCCTTCTCACAGAGAATCTCCCCGCCATAATCACTAAGCTTCAGAGGGATGATTTTGCCCGGATAAGGCGCTGCGAAGGCGACCCGTTTCTTACCCGTCGGAGCACGATTGGTGAAATGGGTCATGAAGATGGATTCGCCAGTCAGCACACGCTTGCCGACGTTTTTCAAGATGCCCATCAAACCGCCTTCGGAGGTTGAGGAGCCATCGCCCATCTTGGTTTCAAAGACGATGCCATTGTCCATGTAGTTCATCCCGCCTGCTTCCGCGATGACGGTTTCACCGGGGTCCAACTCGACCTCGACGATTTGCATCTCATTGCCATGGATCTCATAGTCCACATCGTGAGCCCGCATGCCGGAGCCTCCTGGAAAGGGTGGCGGACCTCCCGGCACGGGAGGAGGTGTGCCCGCAGCTCTGCTGAACAAGGCGGGCAAGACCTGCGAAGCACGGCGCCACTCAGACTGTCCCTCCGTCCAGATCAGGGTCTCAGGACGCACCACACCAGCGGCGGCGAGGGATTGCAGTTGCTCTTCAGTGACCTGATGGCGCTGGCTTTCGGAATCGACGTAATACCAAGGATTCATGGGAGAGATAGTATAAAAAGAAACGACAAAAACAGGCACGGGTTTCAGCTATGGAGGGCTGAATAACCGTGCCTGGAAAAGCGTGAGTGATCTGCCGATGACGGCGATTATTCTTTCGCGGTTTTTTTCTCCGCAGTGGGTGCTTTCTTTTTGGAGTCCTCGCCCTCCGCTTTTGGGCTGGCTTTTTTCTTCGCCTTTTCAGGGAAATCCGCCTTCGCGTGAGACACGATCCGAGCAAATGTCGCATCCCCGATGCCTTCGACTTTCAAGAGATCGAGGGGTTCTGCGAAAGGTCGGCCTTTGACCACCGCTTTAGCTCGTGTTTCTCCAATCCCAGGAAGTGATTGCAGAGCTGCATCATCCCCCTTGTTGAGGATTTCCATCAGCTTCGTCTTCTGCGTGGGTGTCAGCGTCTTGGCTGCGGCTTCGACCTCTGTAGACGGAGCTTCCACCTTAGCAGCGGCTTTCTTCTTTGCGGCGGCCTCGGCCTCGGCTGAAGGCAGGGTAAATCCAATCAAGAGCAGAACAGTAAGGATGTATTTCATAAGCAAGGGATTGAACTGAAGCTGTGGATGTTAAGTGGATCTCTCGGAATGGCCACTTTATTTTTCAGCAATTTATTTATTCTCCAGCCATGGAAACACCAGGGCATTTGGCTAACCCCAACTGCGGGGGCATTTTCGTCACGGTTTTCGATCATCTTGTCCGTGCATCCTGTTTGTAGATGCAGCATATCTTTGCTTGCGTAATTCTCACATCTCTCAATCCTCCGCGCCCCCTCACAGAAAAGTTATGTCCACTGTCACTCTCGGCCTCATCCAAGGCACCACCTATGCCAGCAAGGCGGAGAGCCATGCCCGGCATGATGAGTTGATCCGTGACGCGGCAGCTCGCGGTGCCCAGATCATTTGCCTGCAGGAGCTCTATGACATCCCTTACTTTTGCACGCGGCAGGATACGTCTCTTTTCGATCTCGCCGAACCCATGCCTGGGCCGACCACCGATCATCTCGCCGCCTTGGCGAAGGAACTCGGTGTGGTTATCATCGCACCTCTGTTTGAGAAACGCGGGCCGGGTTTGTATCACAACACGGTGGCCGTGCTGGACGCCGATGGCACTTATCTCGGCAAATACCGGAAGATGCACATTCCTCAGGATCCGGGCTTCGAAGAGAAGTTTTACTTCACCCCAGGTGACCTCGGTTACAAGGTCTGGGACACCAAGTTTGGCCGCATCGGTGTGCTCATCTGCTGGGATCAATGGTATCCCGAAGCGGCTCGCCTGACCGCTCTGGCGGGAGCAGAGATTCTCTTTTATCCCACCGCCATCGGCTGGCTGAGCAGCGAGAAAGCTGAACTCGGCACTGCCCAGCACTGCGCTTGGGAATCCGTGCAGCGCGGTCATGCCGTGGCCAATGGCTGCTACGTGGCCGCCGTCAATCGGACTGGATTTCAAGACGATACGGAGTTCTGGGGGCAGAGCTTCGTCGCCAACCCCTATGGTGAGATCATCGCCAAGGGAACCGTGGAAAACGAAGAAGTCATCCTGGTGAAGTGTGATCTTCAAGCGGTGGAGGATTTCCGTCGCATCTGGCCGTTTTTCCGTGATCGTCGCATTGACACCTACGCCCCTTTGACCAAACGCTATCTCGATGAGTAAAGGATACCCGCAGAACTACCGCCTCCCCGCCGAATTTGAACCGCAGGAGGCCATTTGGCTTTCGTGGCCCTCCAACAAGGAGAGCTGCCCGAAGACCTTCCACAAACTGCAGGATAAGTTTGGCGAAATCGCCAGCACCATCTCCCGCTATGAGCGCGTGCGCATCAATGCCCCGATGCTCAGCCACATGAACATCCGCCTGAGCATCGCCGACAATGAAGGTGACCTCAGCCAGGTGGATCTCTATGAGCATGTCACCAACGATGTGTGGTGCCGTGACCATGGTCCGATCTTCATCAAGCACAATGAAAGCGGTCAGGTGGCCATCACCGACTGGAACTTCAACGCCTGGGGCGGCAAGTTCCCTTACGATCTCGACAACACCATTCCTGAAAAGGCCGCTAGCGTCCTGAAAATGGACCGCTACACCTCCGACTTCACCGTGGAAGGCGGTGCCATCGAAACCAATGGTAAGGGCCTGCTCATGACGACGGAGGCGGTGCTGCTCAATCCCAACCGCAACGGCGGTAAAGCCCGCACCAAGGCGGAGATGGAGAAAGAACTGAAGGCCATGCTGGGCGTGACCAACATCGTTTGGTTCAAAGAAGGCATCGAAGGCGATGACACGGACGGTCACATCGATGACATCGTGCGTTTCGTCCGTGAAGACGCCGTCATCTGCATGGTGGAAAGTAAGGAGACCGATCCGAACTTCAAAGTGTTGAAGCAGATCCGTGAACAGCTCGATGACGTCCGCACCGCTGATGGTAGCAAGCTGGAGATCATCGAGATCGAAATGCCGAACGCCATCGAGGCCAAAGACTGGCGTCTGAGCCGTCTGCCCGCCAGCTACGCCAACTTCATGATCCTGAACAACGCAGTCATGGTTCCAATCTTCGGCCAGAAGAAGAAAGACGCGATTGCAGAAGACAAGATCGCTGAGTGCTTCCCAGGTCGTGAGATCATCTCCGTGACCTGCAAGGACCTCGTCATGGAAGGCGGTGCCCTGCATTGCATCGCCATGCATCAGCCGAAGTAAAAAGCTTCTTTCTGATCTTCTACCCACGAAAAACCGGGCCTATCAGCCCGGTTTTTTGTGCGGGAATGAATTGTCTTTAATTCCTACTTGATTAGTGTTGTTTGGAGGAGTAGGAATTGATCATGCGATTGACCAAACGTGGAGAATACGCCCTGCGCACCTTAATCCGGCTCGGAGTAGCCGCGAAAAAGGGCACAGATGTAATTTCCGTGGCTACTTTGGCAGAAAACGAGAAGCTACCCTACAAGTTTCTGGAGAACATTTTGGCAGAACTTCGTGTGGCCGGTTATGTGGAAAGTCGCCGAGGTAAGATGGGAGGCGTCATGCTGGCCCAACCCGCCAAGAGCATCAAGATGGGTGATGTCGTGCGTCTCATCGACGGCAAGTTAGCCCCGATTGGCTGCGCGAGTGAGACCGACTACGAGCGATGTACCTGTCCCGATGAAGCTCACTGCGGGCTGAGAATGCTGATGATCGATGTGCGCAATGCCATCGCCAACATCCTCGACCGCTACACTCTCGACCATGTGGTGGAGGTCACCATGCGCAAAGAAGAGCGCAAAGGCACCTGCAAACCGAAGGTCAAACCCACCCCCGCCTCCGCACGCCATGCAGATCCCGCCGATGGATTCTTGGCAGCCCTCCTCGAAATTCAGCCTCACTAAAAGCAACGTCACCATGACCCACAGTCCCCAAGATAACGCCCCAGAAGCGTGGATTGACATCGTCAGGCAAAAAGTGGCCTCCATGCGCTTTGGCTCGGTGCAAATCGTCGTCCACGAAGGTCGTGTCACCCAAGTGGAAAGCACGGAAAAAACCCGGCTTTCTAACGAAGCCGTTACCCCGATCCGGAAATAGTTTTCCCCGCTTCGTTCCATGTCCATCGTCTCCACGATTCAGCTCACCAGAGATCGTTTATCGTCTCAGCATGAGTTTCAGGACAGCACTGACGCCATCTTCATCCCCAAGCTCGTTTTTCCGGCCTCCAAGAAAGGCATGTGCATGAAGTTTGGCGTCTTTGCTGGTGTCCACGGCGATGAAGACGCAGGAATTCTCGCCGTGCATGAACTCATCCAGTGGGCTTCCACGAAGCCTGTGGAACTGGAGGATTTCGAACTGCACTTCTATCCCATTTGCAATCCCAGCGGCTGCACCCTCGGCACACGCCATTCTCATTCTGGGCTCGATCTCAATCGTGAGTTTTGGGTCGGCTCCGACCAGCCTGAAATTCAATACCTCGAGCAACAACTCCGTGCTGAACGTTACGAGGGCATCCTGGCCCTTCACTCAGATGACACCTCCGATGGCTGCTACGGCTTTGTCAGCGGCTCTCTCCTCAGTGAGCAGATCCTGGAGCCTGCCCTCGCCGCCGCTCATGAGATTCTGCCTCGGAATGAAGCCTATGTGATCGACGGCTTTCTAGCCGAACATGGCATTATCAAAGAAGGTTACCACGGTATCTTGAGCGCACCTCCTGAGCAGCGCCCTCATGCCATGGAAGTGGTCTTTGAAACGCCCGCCTTAGCCCCTATCAACCAGCAAGTCGCCGCCACTGTCATCGCAGTGAAAACCATGTTGGCTCAGTATCGCCTGCTTCAGGCTTACGCGCCTAACTTGTAATCGGTTCATCTTTCTCACAGCCGGGAATCTTTAGCCCGGCCCCCTACCGATCCCCACCACGGAAGGTCCACGTACTCCGCCTTGCGCATCACCCCACCGGGAAGCGCGCGAGGTCTCTCCTGGACCTTCATGTTGATTCCCTCCCCCCGCCGACGTCTTCTCATCACTCTGCTCTCTTTCTCCACCCCGTGGCTACTCCCTGCTCAAGATGGTACGTGGATCAATGCCACCTCGAACTCGAGCTGGGGCAACACCGCCAATTGGTCTGACGGCCTCATCGCCCAAGGCATCAATGCCGTGGCAAACTTCAGCACGCTCGACCTAACTGCTAATCGCACCGTGAACCTAGCCGCAGATCGCACCGTAGGGACTTTGATCTTTGGGGATGCCCTCACGCCTTCGAACAATTGGATCATCGCCAATGGCAACGGGGGGCCATGGACACTGACTTTGGCGACCTCCGTCGAGAAACCCCTCATCGAAGTGATCAATCAAATCGCCACGATCTCCGCCATTCTCGGCGGCACGCAGGGCTTCACCAAAACAGGCAGCGGAACCCTCACGCTCAATAACCCAGCGAATACATTTACCGGCGGCATCACCTTGAACGCAGGAACGATCAATTTCGCTGCCAATGCCCTCGACGATAACACCCTCACCTTTGCGGCCAATGCCACGCTAGGCTGGACGGCGGGCAACACCCAGGACATCTCTGCGCAGATCATGCTCTCGGATGGTGTAACTGCCACGCTTGCGACAGGAGCCAACGCGGTTGTCTTCACATCCACTCTAAACACAGGCCCCGAAGGCAGCGCTTCCGTCACGAAAACCGGTGCGGGTAACCTGACCCTAACTGCCGCACAAACTTATCTCGGCACCACCCGCGTGAATAATGGCCGCCTGATCCTTAGCGGAGGGGATGACCGACTTGCCGCCTCCAGCCGAGTCACGCTGGGGCAAGGAACTAACAGCGGCCTCCTGCAACTCGGTGATAGCACAGGTCCAAGCCATCAAACCCTCTCCGCCATCACCATGGCTGGGACAGGGACAGCCAATGCCATCGTGGGCGGGCACGAAACCTTTTCCAACCTAACGATTAACAATACGACGGCTGTCACCTATGCTGGCAAACTAGGCGGCGAAGGCAGCTCTGAAAACCAATTGATCCTCGTGAAAGATGGCTCGGCCGCACTCACGCTCACGAATGCGGGCAACAGCTTCGGCGGCGATGTCTGGATTGTCGGTGGCACCTTGGCCATCACCCGTTCTGGCGCGCTCGGCACAGCAGCCAAAACCGTCTACATCAGCGGAAATACCTCTGCCCCTACGCTCAAGCTCGATGGCAGCACGGAAGATATCCACCTTCCAGCCTCCATCTCCCTCGTCACGAGCAATGACAACACCACGAATCCTGCCCTCCTGAGCAATGCCGGGAACAATACCGTCGCAGGCTCCATCGCACTGACGTCAGGAGGCTTTGGCAATGGTCAAACACGCCTCAAAGTCACTGCGGGCTCATTAACGCTCTCTGGCAACCTGACGCCGTCTGAAGACGCGGCTGGCCCCACCACAGCCATCTTAGACGCCTCGCTTGGGGCAACTGGCAGAGTCCCTGGCAGCATTGCGGACCTCGGAGCTCTGACCGTCTCCATCACCAAGGCTGGCACAGGGATCTGGGAACTGGCTGGGGACAACAGCTTCACGGGAGGCGTGACCATCAATGCAGGAACCCTCCAAATCACTCGCATCGGCTCCGCTGGCACCGCTCAGCCCTTGGGCACAGCGAACACTGCTATCCTTTTGGGTTCAGGCACCACCACCGGCACCTTGGAATACACGGGCACTCAAGATGCGACCTTAACGCGTGGCATCACTTCTGCATCGGCTGGGGGAGGCATCGTTCGTAACAGCGGGGGAGCCGTGTTAACCCTCTCAGGCACTCAGGCCAAAAATGGCCGACCTCTGACGTATAGCGGTGGCACATTTCTCATCACGGGGCGCATCACAGGCGTGAATCCAGGGGATCTGATCCTTGATACGGCACGGGTTACGCTCAGCAACAATACCAATAACTACACGGGCTCCACGCTCGTTCAAAATGGCAGCACCCTCATCGTGGCCAACACCAGCGGGTCAGCCACCGGCACCAGTTCCGTCTTCGTGGATGCCAGCAGCACCCTCAAGGGCACAGGCCTGATCCAGACAGGTGCAGACGCCTCCATCATCATTCAAGGAAAGCTCATTGTTGGAGAAGCCTTGGGGCAGACGGCGGCGCTCCTTAGCCTTCAGGCCTCCCCAGAAAGCCAGCTCGTCTTTGAAGCGAACAGCGTGGTATGGCTGAATCTGTTCGCTCATCAAACCGCCGATCGCTTGGCATTGGCAGGGAGCGTGGTCATCGCCCAAGGAGCGACTCTAAAACTGACCGGCTCAGCTTTCGGCGTGGCTGGAGACTCGTTTCAGCTTTTCGATTGGGCGGGCCTCACCGGACTCAGCGGGCAATTCACCCTGGATGCTTCTGGCTTGGACCTCCCCCCTGGCTATGCCCTGGACATCAGCCAGTTGTATGACTCGGGCTACATCACACTCACCACCAGCGTGGTGCCTGAGCCTCATCGTCTGTTCATGATTCTGGCCGGAGGCCTGCTCACTCTTTTCCGCCGCCGAAGATCTTAATCCCCCCAAGTTTCTCATGCTCTTTCTTCTCCTTTGGGTCTCCCTGACCGTCATTTGCATTTCGTTTCTCTGCTCATTGTGTGAAGCGGTATTGCTCAGCCTCAATCCCCTCAGCCTGCGATTGCAGGAGAAGAAAGAAAACGGCTTGGGTGTCGCAGGCCGTTGGCTGGCAATGAAAAACCACATCGAGAGACCAGTGTCGGCCATCCTCGTGCTGAACACGCTGGCCAATACCGGGCTGGCGACTTTGGCGGGTGCTGTCTTTGTGCATGTCTTTGGGGAATCCTGGCTTTGGTTGTTTTCCGTCATCATCAGCTTTCTGGTGCTTTTCCTGGGCGAACTGACGCCCAAGATCTTGGGAGTTCATCACGCGGAACGGCTCGCTCCGCGCGTCATTGGTCCTCTGACCTGGATGGTAAATCTATGCCGCCCTCTGGTCATGGTGATGGAGCGCTTTTGCCAGCGGCTCAAACAAGGCACGGTGGTGCAGAAGACGCAGAGTGACCAAATCATGGACATCATCACCCTGGTGCAAGCCGCCAAGGCCGAGCAACTGCTGCATAATCGGGAGGAGATCATCATGATCCATGCGGCGACCCTCAGTGCCCGGCGGACCCGCACCGCCATGGTGCCCCGTGAAGCCGTGCGCGTGTTTGACCAACGCAAATCCCTACAGGAGAACATCGCTGCCCTGGGACCTAAACTGCATCGCAGCTACCCCGTGAGTGCGGACGGTAGCCTGGAGCAAATCACCGGCTATGTGCGGGTGCGGGAACTTTTTGTGCAGAATCTTAACGATCCCGAAAAAGCCGACTGGAGACTGCTGGTGAGACCCGTTCTGCACATCAGTGAAAAGGCCTCGCTGACTCAACTGTTGACTCTGTTTTTAGAGCGCCAGCAGATCGCCGCCCTCGTGGACAACCCTGCCGGGCTCATCACGGGCTGGATCACCATGGATGATGTGATGAAGGTGCTGATGGGGGCACGCATCTGATACGCCAACAGCTATCGCGCTTCCATAACCAACTCGCGGGGAGCCGCCTGGGTGAGATCTCCACGCGTCGACGCCATCCACCTCGCGGCCAAGTCCGATTCACACACACGTTTGAATGGGATGGTCATCATGGCAAACCAAGGCCCCACCACCGAAGCCATCGGGCCCCCCAGAAGAATGTGCCGCAGGAGGAAATCACGCAGCTTCGACAAAAACTCACCTCGCCAGGTGCCCAACCCCATGCCCATGGAAGCACGCGTGGCCGCTGTGCTGGCCGCTTTCCGCCGACAGCGATCATACTCCGCCAACCATGGCTCCACCGCCTGCCCACGATGCACCACTCCCTGAAGCAATTCGGCAGCAAACTCAGCATCGGCAAAGCCTGTGTTCATGCCTTGTCCCCCAATGGGGCTCATAACGTGGGCCGCATCGCCACAGAGCAAGACACGCCCTTCGTAGATCTGCTCGCAGTCCAGTCGCCAAGGCGAGAAATGACTTTGATTCAATTGTGCTTCCTTTTCGATCAACATCCCGGTGCGGATGCGCACCGTTTCACTGATGAAACCAGTGGGCAAGGAAACGTCTGTCTGCCGAGTCTGCACGATCCATCGTCGGATGCCACCCGGCAGCGGAAAGCTCTCCACGGCACCCGTGGGTGTGAAATACAGATGCGCTTCTTCACCCAAGCCTGAATGGTCAGTGAAGTCTCCCATGATGAAATGATGCCCGTAGTCTTGCCGTGTCGTGCGCATGCGCAGTTTTTCTCGGACACCACTGCGATGACCATCACAGGCCACGGCATAGGCAGCCCGTAGCTGTGTCACGCTTCCTTGCTCGTCGGCATACTCGATCTGCACCTCAGTCTCTGTGGGACGAACCGAAGTCACCTCCACGCCTCGCCTGAGAGTCACCGTTGGAAAGGTCTCCAACTTCTCCGCCAACAAGCGCATGCTGATTTGCTGGGGCAGGGACAGAATGAAAGGATACTCCAGATGGACCTCACGAAAAGAGGCGGTGCCTACATGCCCCGTCGGACCGTGGACATGGCACTCCCGGATTAACAGGCCCTGCTGCACAAAGGCTTGGTCCAAACCCAATCGAGCCAAAATCTCCAAGGAGGGCGGCGTGATCCCGATCGCCTGTGACTGCGTCGGCAAACCCGATCGCTGCTCGAGGATCAAAACCTTCATCCCCTTTTTGCCTAACAAACAGCCCAGCAACATCCCCACAGGACCTGCACCGATGATGATCACCTCGGCATCGGTGGCATGGATAGGTTGCGTCGTGTTCATCGTCTGTTTCTTTCTCCCAGGAAACCAATACGGCACCCGCGCCTGATAACGCTCATAAGCTTCACCATAAAAGCGCCGGTAGCGTTTTTCTTTCCAGAGCGGTGCCCCGACACAGTAACTGGTCCAGAGCACCGCGAGGCATAAGTGATCGGGCGTCCAGACAGGCGCGGTCCAGAGGATCAGCGTGAATGAGGAATAGATCGGCTGCCGACTGTAGCGAAACATGCCCGTGCGTGTGAATGGACGGTATTGTGGTGCCTGCCCACGCCAAATGGATCTCCAGCCCAGCATGCCCACCTGCACATCTAGACCTGCATCCTTCATGGACTTGGCTAAAAGCACCCACGACATGCCATAGAGCACGGTCAGGAGACCTTTAGCCCAACCCTCTGGAGCTGCCCAAACCACATCTGAAGACGACCAGAGAAGGAATGTAATGAGGAGCTGGAGGGAGGCTAACCCGGCGAAAAGGGTGGTGGAGAGCTCACGCCCCAGGCCAAGCGGAGCCATGCGTGTCATCCAACGACGTCCCCGATCCGAGAGGAGAAGAGAATGCCCCAGAGCGAACTGGACCACGAGCAGACCATCACTCAGCGCAGCGGCCCAGCCATGCAGATGTAGCAGGCTGAAATGCAGCCCCTGATAAAGGCTGATAAACATCACCACGACGGACCCTAAAAAGAGCGCATGACTGATCAGACCATAGAACAAGGCCACACTCCTCTGTGCGGCAGTGTAGGGGACCGATAAGCTCGACATGACATCAGGAATGGGTGTGTTCCACCGCGCTGCGAGAAGCAGGAGCCGAACATCCAACCCGCTCTAAGAGTGCTGTCTCCACGGTCAATCCGGGACCAAAAGCCATCGCACATACTTGGGCATGCTCTGTATCCGCCGAGTCCATCATCTCTTTTAAAACGAAGAGGATGGTAGCACTGCTCATGTTGCCATAATCCCTCAAAATCGTTCGCGAGGCTTCCAAGGCATCTGGATCTAAATGAAGGCTCTC encodes the following:
- a CDS encoding carbon-nitrogen hydrolase codes for the protein MSTVTLGLIQGTTYASKAESHARHDELIRDAAARGAQIICLQELYDIPYFCTRQDTSLFDLAEPMPGPTTDHLAALAKELGVVIIAPLFEKRGPGLYHNTVAVLDADGTYLGKYRKMHIPQDPGFEEKFYFTPGDLGYKVWDTKFGRIGVLICWDQWYPEAARLTALAGAEILFYPTAIGWLSSEKAELGTAQHCAWESVQRGHAVANGCYVAAVNRTGFQDDTEFWGQSFVANPYGEIIAKGTVENEEVILVKCDLQAVEDFRRIWPFFRDRRIDTYAPLTKRYLDE
- a CDS encoding autotransporter-associated beta strand repeat-containing protein, coding for MHSSFLRRPTCHSLKTFLKTGLCTWLGVVSLQAAQLQYDSDADTGNGITDGNTSGWNTTTTNKPWYDSVSGTLIAWPNTNADIAVFGGGSSGTAASVAVGTVTTNGIIFNAANSGTYTLSGGTITLDGTTPTITTNANATITSKLVTTSLLKNGASTLTLNYGGGALSLGNLTIDAGKLDIFNAMTAQDMVVNGSASFVSHSGNTWAMNSLTYATSAGSSFYAGNTSSTYTIGTGGLIFNGTGALSINADTNASNPISKVILKGNITANQNNALNVGGSSTVAAYKLLDLDGGVRTVTVASGKTFTLAPITQNGGLIKDGAGTMVVQGANTYAGNTVVTAGILKMAGTGTLGDITNDLTVASGGTLDLNGVSQTVDVLDGAGTVTNSSSTAAILTIGSNNGTGTFDGIITGTTKLSLVKTGTGTQTLTGASTYSNGTTLESGILAGVDPTVYTTNSQIKKLFGTGNITLNGGTLQVRANGNSNTPTTAETLTLGNNVTVGGNVTIDINRASGSFTNRTIKFGTFSMGAFTLTTLAPNGYSVDFTNSTLTGNVVFDVQSGTLNFANTMNAGSNSITKNGTGRLTIRGGTFGDFTVNAGTGDIYGTVSSQNVTYNGTSVMDTHSGNTWTMNSLTYNSTAASNFSAFSTSSVYTIGTGGLTISTNIALTIVAQNAGITSKVVLRGDVTATGNSSLLNSTNAAHLGTMFLDLDGGVRSFNVAATKTFTLGAVTQNGGINKTGAGTMNLTVAHTYAGSTIASEGTLKLTSTGSIDSSALISVRSGATFDVSAVSGFSVKNGQTLEGGGNVTGSVTMANGSILAPGTSGLAEAQQLTISGALSLSVGSKLVLDLTSLAYDQVAAGGTFTQATGAQIVVQPNDFTPTLGQSFNLLDWSGMGTFSSNLGSLFRDGSNDTSTDIDLPSLVGTGFMWDLSQFTNSGIITIVAVPEPSRAFLVLLGCITVMTRRRRKAR
- a CDS encoding TIGR00266 family protein, with the translated sequence MNPWYYVDSESQRHQVTEEQLQSLAAAGVVRPETLIWTEGQSEWRRASQVLPALFSRAAGTPPPVPGGPPPFPGGSGMRAHDVDYEIHGNEMQIVEVELDPGETVIAEAGGMNYMDNGIVFETKMGDGSSTSEGGLMGILKNVGKRVLTGESIFMTHFTNRAPTGKKRVAFAAPYPGKIIPLKLSDYGGEILCEKDAFLCAAYGTSVGIAFQKRFGAGLFGGEGFILQRLKGDGMAFIHAGGTIIKKELKGETMRVDTGCLVAFTQGVSYDIERAGNLKSMFFGGEGLFLTTLSGHGTVWLQSLPFSRLADRILANAPSAGGKATGEGSVLGGIGRLFDGD
- a CDS encoding RrF2 family transcriptional regulator, whose amino-acid sequence is MRLTKRGEYALRTLIRLGVAAKKGTDVISVATLAENEKLPYKFLENILAELRVAGYVESRRGKMGGVMLAQPAKSIKMGDVVRLIDGKLAPIGCASETDYERCTCPDEAHCGLRMLMIDVRNAIANILDRYTLDHVVEVTMRKEERKGTCKPKVKPTPASARHADPADGFLAALLEIQPH
- a CDS encoding agmatine deiminase family protein, with the protein product MSKGYPQNYRLPAEFEPQEAIWLSWPSNKESCPKTFHKLQDKFGEIASTISRYERVRINAPMLSHMNIRLSIADNEGDLSQVDLYEHVTNDVWCRDHGPIFIKHNESGQVAITDWNFNAWGGKFPYDLDNTIPEKAASVLKMDRYTSDFTVEGGAIETNGKGLLMTTEAVLLNPNRNGGKARTKAEMEKELKAMLGVTNIVWFKEGIEGDDTDGHIDDIVRFVREDAVICMVESKETDPNFKVLKQIREQLDDVRTADGSKLEIIEIEMPNAIEAKDWRLSRLPASYANFMILNNAVMVPIFGQKKKDAIAEDKIAECFPGREIISVTCKDLVMEGGALHCIAMHQPK
- a CDS encoding YezD family protein — encoded protein: MTHSPQDNAPEAWIDIVRQKVASMRFGSVQIVVHEGRVTQVESTEKTRLSNEAVTPIRK
- a CDS encoding ComEA family DNA-binding protein is translated as MKYILTVLLLIGFTLPSAEAEAAAKKKAAAKVEAPSTEVEAAAKTLTPTQKTKLMEILNKGDDAALQSLPGIGETRAKAVVKGRPFAEPLDLLKVEGIGDATFARIVSHAKADFPEKAKKKASPKAEGEDSKKKAPTAEKKTAKE